Proteins encoded by one window of Microplitis demolitor isolate Queensland-Clemson2020A chromosome 6, iyMicDemo2.1a, whole genome shotgun sequence:
- the LOC103568792 gene encoding filaggrin-2, with amino-acid sequence MKFIEFRIILFIASWTMLHGHILQGLKNKLHYKHTVITDNDENHVGYDVEADESNNHEIGVKSQKSLKYSINIDPVGTLSNTFKYGVDVSKKVGGLSSTAIQTGKEAIVSAAEKLGSIVSKKSKVTVDYKVEKNVMKSHELHGSMSTNHGVEVATGLKGSSGEINIQLYKNGQHQYGTNYDHKSSVTANNAYQTSLLNPGISVLSSQSLYGGTTGTNVGVNSELHQGESTVNYNQETTGFSGHGFQAHGSKSTEHFSYGSPQLTIELNKNGQHQYGTNYDHKSSVTANNAYQTSLLNPGISVISSQSLYGGTTGTNVGVNSELHQGESTVNYNQEATGFSGHGFQAHGSKSTEHFSYGSPQLTIELNKNGQHQYGTNYDHKSSVTFNNAYQTSLLNPGISVISSQSLYGGTTGTNVGVNSELHQGESTVNYNQEATGFSGHRFQAHGSKSTEHSSYSSPQQLTIELNKNGQHQYGTNYDHKSSVTANNAYQTSLLNPGISVISSQSLYGGTTGTNVGVNSELHQGESTVNYNQEATGFSGHRFQAHGSKSTEHSSYSSPQQLTIELNKNGQHQYGTNYDHKSSVAANNAYQTSLLNPGISVLSSQSLYGGTTGTNVGVNSELHQGESTVNYNQEATGFSGHRFQAHGSKSTEHSSYSSPQQLTIELNKNGQHQYGTNYDHKSSVAANNAYQTSLLNPGISVLSSQSLYGGTTGTNVGVNSELHQGESTVNYNQEATGFSGHRFQAHRSKSTEHSSYSSPQQLTIELNKNGQHQYGTNYDHKSSVAANNAYQTSLLNPGISVLSSQSLYGGTTGTNVGVNSELHQGESTVNYNQEATGFSGHRFQAHRSKSTEHSSYSSPQQLTIELNKNGQHQYGTNYDHKSSVAANNAYQTSLLNPGISELSSQSLYRGSMSVNIGVSKSIADKHHFEDKVELKNNLNSNSEGILHKPFKLVSRVAGKLRDAAESAAKTGKTRAQTAAQLLKNGITIKSEISLNHEVDNHVSSSHH; translated from the exons atgaaatttatcgaatttcgGATTATTTT ATTTATTGCATCATGGACAATGCTTCATGGACATATACTACAAGGCCTTAAGAATAAATTGCATTATAAACATACTGTTATCACGGACAATGATGAAAATCATGTTGGATATGATGTTGAGGCTGATGAAAGCAATAATCATGAAATTGGTGTAAAATCCCAGAAAAGTCTTAAATATAGTATCAATATCGATCCAGTAGGAACACTAAGTAACACATTTAAGTACGGAGTTGATGTAAGTAAAAAAGTCGGAGGTTTGTCGAGTACAGCAATACAAACGGGAAAAGAAGCGATAGTGTCTGCAGCTGAAAAGTTGGGTAGTatcgtttcaaaaaaaagtaaagtaacAGTTGATTACAAGGTcgaaaaaaatgtcatgaaaTCTCATGAATTACATGGGTCTATGAGTACAAACCATGGCGTTGAAGTTGCAACCGGATTAAAAGGATCGAGcggagaaataaatattcaactaTATAAAAACGGTCAACATCAGTATGGAACAAATTATGATCACAAATCATCAGTTACAGCTAATAATGCGTATCAGACAAGCCTACTCAATCCAGGAATATCAGTGTTATCGAGCCAATCGCTATACGGAGGTACCACTGGAACGAATGTCGGAGTAAATTCAGAGCTACATCAAGGAGAATCGACAGTTAATTATAATCAGGAAACAACTGGATTTAGTGGTCATGGATTTCAAGCCCATGGATCGAAATCAACGGAGCACTTCAGCTATGGCAGTCCTCAACTGACgattgaattgaataaaaacgGTCAACATCAGTATGGGACAAATTATGATCACAAATCATCAGTTACAGCTAATAATGCGTATCAGACAAGCCTACTCAATCCAGGAATATCAGTGATATCGAGCCAATCGCTATACGGAGGTACCACTGGAACGAATGTCGGAGTAAATTCAGAGCTACATCAAGGAGAATCGACAGTTAATTATAATCAGGAAGCAACTGGATTTAGTGGTCATGGATTTCAAGCCCATGGATCAAAATCAACGGAGCACTTCAGCTATGGCAGTCCTCAACTGACgattgaattgaataaaaacgGTCAACATCAGTATGGGACAAATTATGATCACAAATCATCAGTTACATTTAATAATGCGTATCAGACAAGCCTACTCAATCCAGGAATATCAGTGATATCGAGCCAATCGCTATACGGAGGTACCACTGGAACGAATGTCGGAGTAAATTCAGAGCTACATCAAGGAGAATCGACAGTTAATTATAATCAGGAAGCAACTGGATTTAGTGGTCATAGATTCCAAGCTCATGGATCGAAATCAACGGAGCACTCCAGCTATAGCAGTCCTCAACAACTGACgattgaattgaataaaaacgGTCAACATCAGTATGGGACAAATTATGATCACAAATCATCAGTTACAGCTAATAATGCGTATCAGACAAGCCTACTCAATCCAGGAATATCAGTGATATCGAGCCAATCGCTATACGGAGGTACCACTGGAACGAATGTCGGAGTAAATTCAGAGCTACATCAAGGAGAATCGACAGTTAATTATAATCAGGAAGCAACTGGATTTAGTGGTCATAGATTCCAAGCTCATGGATCGAAATCAACGGAGCACTCCAGCTATAGCAGTCCTCAACAACTGACgattgaattgaataaaaacgGTCAACATCAGTATGGGACAAATTATGATCACAAATCATCAGTTGCAGCTAATAATGCGTATCAGACAAGCCTACTCAATCCAGGAATATCAGTGTTATCGAGCCAATCGCTATACGGAGGTACCACTGGAACGAATGTCGGAGTAAATTCAGAGCTACATCAAGGAGAATCGACAGTTAATTATAATCAGGAAGCAACTGGATTTAGTGGTCATAGATTCCAAGCTCATGGATCGAAATCAACGGAGCACTCCAGCTATAGCAGTCCTCAACAACTGACgattgaattgaataaaaacgGTCAACATCAGTATGGGACAAATTATGATCACAAATCATCAGTTGCAGCTAATAATGCGTATCAGACAAGCCTACTCAATCCAGGAATATCAGTGTTATCGAGCCAATCGCTATACGGAGGTACCACTGGAACGAATGTCGGAGTAAATTCAGAGCTACATCAAGGAGAATCGACAGTTAATTATAATCAGGAAGCAACTGGATTTAGTGGTCATAGATTCCAAGCTCATAGATCGAAATCAACGGAGCACTCCAGCTATAGCAGTCCTCAACAACTGACgattgaattgaataaaaacgGTCAACATCAGTATGGGACAAATTATGATCACAAATCATCAGTTGCAGCTAATAATGCGTATCAGACAAGCCTACTCAATCCAGGAATATCAGTGTTATCGAGCCAATCGCTATACGGAGGTACCACTGGAACGAATGTCGGAGTAAATTCAGAGCTACATCAAGGAGAATCGACAGTTAATTATAATCAGGAAGCAACTGGATTTAGTGGTCATAGATTCCAAGCTCATAGATCGAAATCAACGGAGCACTCCAGCTATAGCAGTCCTCAACAACTGACgattgaattgaataaaaacgGTCAACATCAGTATGGGACAAATTATGATCACAAATCATCAGTTGCAGCTAATAATGCGTATCAGACAAGCCTACTCAATCCTGGAATATCAGAGTTGTCGAGCCAATCGCTATACAGAGGTTCCATGAGTGTGAACATCGGCGTTAGCAAAAGTATTGCTGACAAACACCATTTCGAAGATAAAGTAGAgctgaaaaataatctaaacTCAAACTCTGAGGGTATACTTCACAAACCCTTTAAGCTTGTTTCTCGTGTTGCTGGAAAACTTCGAGACGCTGCTGAATCTGCAGCAAAGACAGGAAAAACTAGAGCTCAAACTGCAgctcaattattaaaaaatggtattacaattaaaagtgAAATATCATTGAACCACGAAGTCGATAATCACGTATCGAGTTCTCATCATTGA